One part of the Eptesicus fuscus isolate TK198812 chromosome 20, DD_ASM_mEF_20220401, whole genome shotgun sequence genome encodes these proteins:
- the TNS4 gene encoding tensin-4, producing the protein MSQVMPSPLLAGGHAVRLPPCEEPRRVLHPAPSPNLPPQCPYYTTEGWGAQALMASMPCKEPPNRLQQAPQAGANASCLLRAPGEQPSGALEDLDSYIGFSLESLNQMILELDPTFQLLPTAAGGPWAEPTQSTTSQRKKEEPEALDIKYIEVTSTRSRCHEGPQRCSSPSVTPPFGSPRNGGLLLSRDIPRETRSSSESLIFSGSQGIGHQRPPPPSGALSSHPPPSPSISIPCTRSQASGPHGFGSPLMASPGVEKGLGGPATLGGNGVSVVSARPATDVSYVFGSSQSLLRSSISSPQSSSRSLESPASSSSSLHSLGPVSLCTRASDNQVPSNTTPSRGQPRAACSPPLAKEHASSCPPSIANSMVDIPIVLINGCPEPGSSPPQRTPGPQDCVRPGAASAGNPCPATRSHSQTLPEASPSASPHGPARDMQPTMKFVMDTSKYWFKPSITREQAIELLRKEEPGAFVVRDSSSFRGSFGLALKVQEAHAPAQNRSGEDSSDLIRHFLIESSAKGVHLKGADEEPYFGSLSAFVCQHSIMPLALPCKLTIPHKELGGGDGASDPAADSRASCLKRSAGCHVLYLSSVSVETLTGALAVQKAISTILERDVLPTPTVVHFKVTEQGITLTDVQRKVFFRRHYPLSTLRFCGMDPEQRKWQKYCKPSWIFGFVAKSQTNAQENMCHLFAEYDTVQPASQVISLVGALLQDTERM; encoded by the exons ATGTCGCAGGTGATGCCCAGTCCCCTGCTGGCAGGAGGCCACGCCGTCCGCTTGCCTCCCTGCGAGGAACCCAGGAGGGTcctgcacccagcacccagccccaACCTGCCGCCCCAGTGTCCTTACTACACCACAGAAGGCTGGGGAGCCCAGGCCCTGATGGCCTCCATGCCCTGCAAGGAGCCCCCCAACAGGCTCCAGCAGGCCCCCCAGGCTGGAGCCAacgccagctgcctcctgcgggcCCCTGGTGAGCAGCCCTCCGGGGCCCTGGAGGACCTGGACTCCTACATCGGCTTCTCACTGGAGAGCCTCAACCAGATGATTCTGGAACTGGACCCCACCTTCCAGCTGCTCCCCACAGCGGCCGGTGGCCCGTGGGCCGAGCCCACCCAGAGCACTACCTcgcagagaaagaaagaagagcctGAAGCCTTGG ATATAAAGTACATCGAGGTGACCTCCACCAGATCAAGGTGCCACGAGGGTCCCCAGCGCTGCTCCAGCCCATCTGTCACCCCGCCTTTCGGCTCCCCACGCAATGGTGGCCTCCTCCTTTCCAGAGACATCCCCCGAGAGACTCGGAGCAGCAGTGAAAGCCTCATCTTCTCTGGGAGCCAAGGCATTGGGCACCAGCGCCCTCCTCCCCCGTCTGGGGCTCTGTCCTCtcatcccccaccctctcccagcaTCTCCATCCCTTGCACGAGGAGCCAGGCCTCGGGCCCCCATGGCTTTGGCTCCCCCCTGATGGCTTCTCCAGGCGTGGAGAAGGGTCTGGGAGGCCCAGCCACACTCGGAGGCAACGGGGTCTCTGTGGTGTCGGCCCGCCCAGCGACTGATGTCAGCTACGTATTTGGAAG CAGCCAGTCCCTCCTCCGCTCCAGCATCTCCAGCCCGCAGTCATCCTCTAGGTCCTTGGAAAGCCCAGCCAGCTCTTCCTCCAGCCTCCACAGCCTCGGCCCAGTGTCCCTGTGCACGAGAGCCAGTGACAACCAGGTCCCCAGCAACACCACCCCAAGCAGGGGCCAGCCCCGAGCAGCCTGTTCCCCGCCACTGGCCAAGGAGCATGCCAGCAGCTGCCCCCCATCCATCGCCAACTCCATGGTGGACATACCCATCGTGCTGATCAACGGCTGCCCAGAACCAGGGTCCTCTCCACCCCAGCGGACCCCAGGACCCCAGGACTGTGTGCGACCTGGGGCTGCTTCTGCCGGCAACCCTTGTCCAGCCACCAGGAGCCACAGCCAGACCCTGCCAGAGGCCTCTCCCTCCGCATCCCCCCATG GTCCCGCCAGGGACATGCAGCCCACCATGAAATTTGTGATGGACACCTCTAAGTACTGGTTTAAGCCAAGCATCACCCGAGAGCAAG CAATCGAGCTGCTGAGGAAGGAGGAGCCGGGGGCTTTCGTGGTGAGGGACAGTTCTTCATTCCGAGGCTCCTTCGGCCTTGCCTTGAAGGTGCAGGAGGCCCACGCACCTGCCCAGAACCGATCAG GAGAGGACAGCAGTGACCTTATCCGCCACTTCCTCATCGAGTCTTCCGCCAAAGGGGTGCACCTCAAAGGAGCAGACGAGGAGCCCTACTTCG GGAGCCTCTCGGCCTTTGTGTGCCAGCACTCCATcatgcccctggccctgccctgcaaACTCACCATCCCGCACAAAG AATTGGGAGGCGGAGACGGAGCCTCAGACCCCgctgcagacagcagggcctcCTGCCTGAAGCGATCTGCGG GCTGCCATGTTCTGTACCTGAGTTCTGTGAGTGTGGAGACCCTGACCGGAGCCCTGGCTGTGCAGAAGGCCATCTCCACCATCTTGGAGAGGGACGTCCTCCCCACGCCCACTGTGGTCCACTTCAAAGTCACGGAGCAGGGCATCACCCTGACCGACGTCCAGAGGAA ggtgTTTTTCCGGCGCCATTACCCCCTCAGCACCCTCCGCTTCTGTGGCATGGACCCCGAGCAACGGAA GTGGCAGAAGTACTGCAAGCCCTCCTG GATCTTTGGGTTTGTGGCCAAGAGCCAGACCAACGCACAGGAGAATATGTGCCACCTCTTCGCGGAGTATGACACGGTCCAGCCAGCCTCACAGGTCATCAGCCTGGTGGGTGCTCTGCTGCAGGACACAGAAAGGATGTAG